Proteins encoded within one genomic window of Triticum aestivum cultivar Chinese Spring chromosome 2D, IWGSC CS RefSeq v2.1, whole genome shotgun sequence:
- the LOC123050329 gene encoding c-Myc-binding protein homolog, with protein MDREAKKEGFRKYLESSGVLDTLTKALVALYEENDKPSSAVEFVQQKLGGPSISDYEKLKAEKLDLQLKYNELLETHKETSRQLEELKNLKIDAPWN; from the exons ATG GATAGAGAAGCCAAGAAAGAAGGTTTCAGGAAGTATCTTGAATCCAGCGGCGTGCTCGATACTCTCACGAAAG CTCTTGTTGCGTTGTATGAGGAGAACGACAAGCCATCATCGGCAGTCGA GTTTGTTCAGCAGAAATTGGGTGGTCCATCGATTTCCGACTATGAAAAGCTCAAAGCCGAGAAGTTGGATTTGCAACTGAAGTATAATGAGCTTTTAGAGACTCACAAGGAAACAAGTAGACAG TTGGAGGAACTTAAGAATTTGAAGATCGACGCACCTTGGAACTAA